The Anguilla anguilla isolate fAngAng1 chromosome 19, fAngAng1.pri, whole genome shotgun sequence genome has a segment encoding these proteins:
- the c19h11orf98 gene encoding uncharacterized protein C11orf98 homolog isoform X1, whose amino-acid sequence MAPGGKINRPKTDLGKRLFKRRRVLSKEKRRKHKIVGAVVDRGLITVHHLKKRTSSARANITLSGKKRRKLIKQLQHMENEKDPEEGVAEAPPKSKEEAAASKPPKRTKKAAAGQDVEMADPNEV is encoded by the exons GACCTGGGGAAGAGGCTGTTCAAACGGCGCCGGGTTTTGAgcaaggagaagaggaggaagcacAAGATCGTGGGTGCGGTGGTGGACAGAGGACTCATCACCGTCCACCACCTGAAGAAGAGAAC gtccaGCGCGCGTGCGAACATCACGCTTTCGGGAAAGAAACGGCGCAAACTGATCAAGCAGCTGCAGCACATGGAGAACGAGAAAGATCCGGAGGAAG GGGTAGCTGAAGCGCCCCCGAAGAGCAAGGAAGAGGCGGCCGCTTCCAAACCACCGAAAAGGACGAAGAAGGCCGCAGCCGGCCAGGATGTTGAAATGGCAGATCCTAATGAGGTCTAA
- the mansc1 gene encoding MANSC domain-containing protein 1 — protein MSRAAIGPLAAALLLMLRSVAMAPPAEQCLSKLHVNTIVNVRVALSAKGTVMDSCITPTQQACIRSCCSKDLVPGFRCNMVVYQLNKPLGSDNCYLFHCDREEDCPLVAMEGVNSYYIFTGLDPYNPSNTMLASPVTSALALAPAAVTAATSTTTQATTAATTAPPSTTPTTQPPTSTTPTTTTTTTTTTTTTTTTQPTTSTTTATPVTQPTITTTQPPTTQTTTTTTLPTTTTTEPTTPATQKTTTTPPAPPTVSMHTTASTATPATTPAAAAVELTAPGSSDGPTAVRATPSTPPPTPKSTTTTTPAICITATSTTTTTTTTTAAAAAAAPAPQPTPAPGPAKLNAATRKQSRHRNPAAKPARHGGKPPPGATATAKPTATPAQPATTATKPTAAAAEPTATTAAPTTPTAKSTATAARPAASAAKPTTKAAATRKPNPTPRQGVAPHRALTRRPAAAPRPLTTTTATATAARRATLAPATTTAPKSPPTTPTATAAITTPRAPAKKMAPAPAVAAAATPAHTQSSAPGLGGAVDPRGALKTSLAAAVVVGLAFLTLAVTLLGRKALESFNRRHYTRLELNDLQYDV, from the exons ATGTCCCGCGCTGCGATTGGCCCGCTGGCCGCAGccctgctgctgatgctgcggTCCGTCGCCATGGCGCCGCCCGCGGAGCAGTGCCTCTCCAAGCTGCACGTCAACACCATCGTCAACGTGAGGGTGGCGCTGTCCGCCAAGGGCACCGTCATGGACTCCTGCATCACCCCCACCCAGCAGGCCTGCATCCGCAGCTGCTGCTCCAAAGACCTGGTCCCTG GTTTCAGGTGCAACATGGTCGTCTATCAGCTCAATAAGCCCCTCGGAAGCGACAACTGCTATCTGTTTCActgtgacagagaggaggactGTCCCCTGGTCGCAATGGAGGGAGTGAACAGCTATTACATATTTACGG GTTTGGACCCGTACAACCCCAGCAACACAATGCTGGCATCGCCCGTCACGTCTGCGCTAGCTCTAGCTCCTGCTGCTGTGACAGCAGCCACTTCTACTACCACACAGGCCACAACTGCAGCCACCACTGCTCCCCCAAGCACCACCCCCACTACGCAACCACCCACCTCTACCAcacctactactactaccacaactactaccactaccaccactactactactacacaaCCTACTACGAGCACCACAACTGCCACCCCCGTGACACAACCAACTATTACTACCACACAGCCACCCACTACACAGACAACTACCACCACCACACTGCCAACCACTACGACCACAGAGCCCACCACACCTGCTACACAAAAAACCACAACTACTccaccagccccgcccaccgttTCCATGCACACGACCGCTAGCACTGCGACGCCGGCCACGACGCCAGCCGCCGCTGCCGTAGAACTGACGGCTCCTGGCAGCTCGGACGGTCCCACCGCAGTACGGGCGACCCcatccacccctccacccacaccAAAATCCACGACCACTACAACACCAGCCATCTGCATAACAGCCACctccacaaccaccaccaccaccaccaccacagcagcagcagcagcggcagccccagccccccagcccacGCCTGCCCCCGGTCCCGCCAAGCTAAACGCAGCCACCAGAAAGCAGAGCAGGCACAGGAACCCCGCCGCCAAGCCGGCGCGGCACGGCGGGAAACCGCCTCCGGGCGCCACGGCGACCGCGAAACCAACCGCCACTCCCGCGCAGCCGGCTACAACCGCCACAAAACCAACCGCGGCCGCCGCGGAACCGACCGCGACGACCGCGGCACCCACTACACCTACCGCTAAGTCAACCGCGACTGCCGCAAGGCCCGCCGCGTCAGCCGCCAAACCGACCACGAAGGCGGCGGCTACGAGGAAGCCGAACCCCACGCCGAGGCAGGGCGTCGCCCCTCACCGCGCTCTGACCCGCAGACCCGCCGCTGCTCCCAGACCCttaaccaccaccaccgccaccgccaccgccgcgaGACGGGCGACCCTGGCCCCCGCTACGACGACAGCCCCAAAAAGCCCGCCGACCACGCCGaccgccaccgccgccatcACCACGCCCAGAGCCCCGGCCAAGAAAATGGCGCCGGCccccgccgtcgccgcggcggcGACCCCAGCGCACACTCAGAGCTCGGCCCCGGGGCTCGGGGGGGCCGTGGACCCCAGGGGGGCGCTGAAGACCAGCCTGGCCGCCGCCGTGGTGGTGGGCCTGGCCTTCCTGACTCTGGCCGTCACCCTGCTGGGACGCAAGGCCCTGGAGTCCTTCAACCGGAGACATTACACCCGCCTGGAGCTCAACGACCTCCAGTACGAcgtgtag
- the c19h11orf98 gene encoding uncharacterized protein C11orf98 homolog isoform X2 yields MAPGGKINRPKTDLGKRLFKRRRVLSKEKRRKHKIVGAVVDRGLITVHHLKKRTSSARANITLSGKKRRKLIKQLQHMENEKDPEEAEAPPKSKEEAAASKPPKRTKKAAAGQDVEMADPNEV; encoded by the exons GACCTGGGGAAGAGGCTGTTCAAACGGCGCCGGGTTTTGAgcaaggagaagaggaggaagcacAAGATCGTGGGTGCGGTGGTGGACAGAGGACTCATCACCGTCCACCACCTGAAGAAGAGAAC gtccaGCGCGCGTGCGAACATCACGCTTTCGGGAAAGAAACGGCGCAAACTGATCAAGCAGCTGCAGCACATGGAGAACGAGAAAGATCCGGAGGAAG CTGAAGCGCCCCCGAAGAGCAAGGAAGAGGCGGCCGCTTCCAAACCACCGAAAAGGACGAAGAAGGCCGCAGCCGGCCAGGATGTTGAAATGGCAGATCCTAATGAGGTCTAA